The Deltaproteobacteria bacterium genome includes the window ATTCTGGTGGCTTCAAGGTTGGCTCAACACTCGACTCCGTCGACGCCGCCGGTGATTGCTTTTCGTCACCTTGTGCCGTTGCTGGTTTCTCTTCCTGGGTTGCTCGTTCGGCTTGACGAATCTCTTCTTCCAACATCGACTTCGCGTTGTTGAACTCAGTAGAGATCTCGTCGGTTGCCTTGCGAAATTCTC containing:
- a CDS encoding twin-arginine translocase subunit TatB, with the translated sequence MMFGVGIPELVVICLVALVILGPKQLPEVAKFLGKALGEFRKATDEISTEFNNAKSMLEEEIRQAERATQEEKPATAQGDEKQSPAASTESSVEPTLKPPEFTVAQGKKESSTGEAS